A section of the Phycodurus eques isolate BA_2022a chromosome 4, UOR_Pequ_1.1, whole genome shotgun sequence genome encodes:
- the nubpl gene encoding iron-sulfur protein NUBPL isoform X3 yields the protein MAHFTYARLSCFMTKYANILQTGPQLTPASACRLQFSRWHRSADPEALRERQRQQMARGLPKQKPIAGVRQVLVVASGKGGVGKSTTAVNLALALMANEPSKSVGLLDVDVYGPSIPKMMNLKGNPELTDSGVGPSGLPGDRHASRDGRRTADRHAERPHSRRRDRVHPAGRRPAGRPQGGRDVQESQRAGPGPGAEHERIPVSQVPPRDGHLRLGRRLAAGGHLGSRVIRYACQCLPRSRQENLEEVLLGVLPENLLPHQNHPSASQWSFFYALLA from the exons ATGGCGCACTTCACTTACGCCAGACTTTCTTGTTTCATGACTAAATACGCCAACATTTTACAAACCGGACCACAACTAACACCTGCGTCTGCCTGCCGTTTACAGTTTTCACGCTGGCAC AGGTCGGCGGACCCCGAGGCCTTACGGGAGCGTCAGAGGCAGCAGATGGCTCGAGGTCTCCCCAAGCAGAAGCCCATCGCGGGGGTCCGGCAGGTGCTGGTGGTGGCTTCCGGGAAAGGCGGCGTGGGAAAGTCCACCACGGCGG TCAACTTGGCGCTGGCGTTGATGGCCAACGAGCCG TCCAAGTCTGTAGGTCTGCTGGACGTCGACGTCTACGGTCCGTCCATCCCCAAAATGATGAACCTCAAGGGAAACCCGGAGCTCACTGACA GTGGAGTGGGGCCGTCTGGACTACCTGGTGATCGACATGCCTCCCGGGACGGGCGACGTACAGCTGACCGTCACGCAGAGCGTCCCCATAGCAG GCGCCGTGATCGTGTCCACCCCGCAGGACGTCGCCCTGCTGGACGCCCGCAGGGGGGCCGAGATGTTCAAGAAAGTCAACGTGCCG GTCCTGGGCCTGGTGCAGAACATGAGCGCATTCCGGTGTCCCAAGTGCCACCACGAGACGGCCATCTTCGGCTCGGACGGCGCCTCGCAGCTGGCGGACACCTTGGGAGTCGCGTTATTAGGTACGCGTGCCAATGTTTACCGAGATCACGTCAAGAGAATTTGGAAGAGGTTTTGCTCGGAGTTCTTCCTGAAAATCTTCTTCCGCACCAGAATCATCCGAGCGCGTCTCAATGGAGCTTCTTTTATGCCctgctagcctaa
- the dtd2 gene encoding D-aminoacyl-tRNA deacylase 2, translating to MADGGGCAAPVARTVLQQCLQARLQVKPPDEHQEAQWVQIERGMVVYASFFKGATEDLLPKMVSTLLNMRLCESSTGQMVSLLDLPGSLLVVPQATLGGKAKGRAMQYHNNVAKEVGLGLYARFVALCQQEVTAAGVSVRHGTYGNRQVLDLKTNGPYTHLVEF from the exons ATGGCTGACGGAGGCGGTTGTGCGGCTCCGGTGGCCCGCACGGTTCTGCAACAATGTCTGCAGGCGAGGTTGCAGGTGAAGCCGCCGGACGAGCACCAAGAAGCGCAGTGGGTTCAG ATCGAAAGAGGCATGGTGGTCTACGCTAGTTTTTTTAAGGGCGCAACAGAAGACCTCCTGCCCAAGATGG TTTCCACGTTACTGAACATGCGTCTGTGCGAGTCTTCCACCGGCCAGATGGTTTCGTTGCTGGATCTCCCGGGCAGCCTCCTGGTGGTCCCTCAGGCCACGCTGGGCGGCAAAGCCAAAGGCCGGGCCATGCAGTACCACAACAACGTGGCCAAGGAGGTCGGACTGGGACTGTACGCCCGCTTCGTGGCCCTGTGCCAACAGGAGGTGACGGCGGCCGGCGTGAGCGTCCGGCACGGGACGTACGGGAACAGGCAGGTCCTCGACCTCAAAACCAACGGACCCTACACGCACCTCGTGGAATTCTGA
- the nubpl gene encoding iron-sulfur protein NUBPL isoform X4, with translation MAHFTYARLSCFMTKYANILQTGPQLTPASACRLQFSRWHRSADPEALRERQRQQMARGLPKQKPIAGVRQVLVVASGKGGVGKSTTAVNLALALMANEPSKSVGLLDVDVYGPSIPKMMNLKGNPELTDNNRMLPLTNYGIPCMSMGFLVDDDAPVVWRGLMVMSAIDKLLRQVSGVGPSGLPGDRHASRDGRRTADRHAERPHSRRRDRVHPAGRRPAGRPQGGRDVQESQRAGPGPGAEHERIPVSQVPPRDGHLRLGRRLAAGGHLGSRVIR, from the exons ATGGCGCACTTCACTTACGCCAGACTTTCTTGTTTCATGACTAAATACGCCAACATTTTACAAACCGGACCACAACTAACACCTGCGTCTGCCTGCCGTTTACAGTTTTCACGCTGGCAC AGGTCGGCGGACCCCGAGGCCTTACGGGAGCGTCAGAGGCAGCAGATGGCTCGAGGTCTCCCCAAGCAGAAGCCCATCGCGGGGGTCCGGCAGGTGCTGGTGGTGGCTTCCGGGAAAGGCGGCGTGGGAAAGTCCACCACGGCGG TCAACTTGGCGCTGGCGTTGATGGCCAACGAGCCG TCCAAGTCTGTAGGTCTGCTGGACGTCGACGTCTACGGTCCGTCCATCCCCAAAATGATGAACCTCAAGGGAAACCCGGAGCTCACTGACA ACAATCGGATGCTCCCACTCACCAACTACGGCATCCCTTG CATGTCGATGGGCTTCCTGGTGGACGACGACGCCCCCGTCGTGTGGAGGGGCCTCATGGTCATGTCGGCCATCGACAAGCTGCTCAGACAAGTTA GTGGAGTGGGGCCGTCTGGACTACCTGGTGATCGACATGCCTCCCGGGACGGGCGACGTACAGCTGACCGTCACGCAGAGCGTCCCCATAGCAG GCGCCGTGATCGTGTCCACCCCGCAGGACGTCGCCCTGCTGGACGCCCGCAGGGGGGCCGAGATGTTCAAGAAAGTCAACGTGCCG GTCCTGGGCCTGGTGCAGAACATGAGCGCATTCCGGTGTCCCAAGTGCCACCACGAGACGGCCATCTTCGGCTCGGACGGCGCCTCGCAGCTGGCGGACACCTTGGGAGTCGCGTTATTAG GTGA
- the im:7136021 gene encoding uncharacterized protein im:7136021 yields the protein MSSEGELPPLPPELWVSVLTFLGPADMQAVRCTCRALRLLADHPYLWRGHTVVLSDLRRYTFGFWDTLRRRKLTRVAVRHLRRKEWRRLVKFLPTLSAVAFVNGGRVYKQKYLDHLLQFADVRELAVRDATWSEPMLGPVLSAHLSAQLTHLSVCNVRLRSAADFVRSLSGLGNLRYLLFHQQGEGCGLDRVRPVPREDFHHMMSSLPKLTHLSWGMRGEPQEPLPDDYLSSPDPRRPGSQYGGPTLTSLELVDYPEAILPYNALRSLTSLRSLTVHYRYIRDGLDCRLASWLAPLKRLETLSIVGGNSLSLYTNTIPASVTRLTLRVAITLKDLDSIAPKVLTLEHLDIEQNRSSGSLCRRIPMLFPQLRTLRIRFFRREPEKDLLSLQRLRHLERLELLVERSFILRDYLNGHPWPSPCVQELIDQLVQLSANRITVVTAMRHRNPLRECNCVWEGD from the exons ATGTCGTCGGAAGGAGAACTACCGCCGCTGCCTCCGGAGCTGTGGGTGTCGGTTCTGACCTTCCTGGGCCCGGCGGACATGCAGGCGGTGCGCTGCACGTGCCGAGCCCTGCGCCTGCTCGCCGACCACCCGTACCTGTGGCGGGGCCACACTGTGGTGCTGTCCGACCTCCGACGCTACACTTTCGGCTTCTGGGACACGCTGCGCCGGCGCAAGTTGACCCGCGTGGCCGTGCGCCACCTGCGCCGCAAGGAGTGGCGGCGCCTCGTCAAGTTCTTGCCGACGCTCAGCGCCGTCGCCTTCGTCAACGGCGGCCGGGTCTACAAGCAGAAATACCTGGACCACCTGCTGCAGTTCGCCGACGTGCGGGAGTTGGCCGTGCGGGACGCCACCTGGTCGGAGCCAATGCTGGGCCCGGTCCTGAGCGCCCACCTCAGCGCCCAGCTCACCCACCTGAGCGTCTGCAACGTCCGCCTGCGCTCCGCCGCCGACTTCGTCCGCTCCTTGTCCGGCCTCGGCAACCTGCGCTACCTGCTCTTCCACCAGCAGGGGGAGGGCTGCGGACTGGATCGCGTGCGACCGGTGCCCCGGGAGGACTTCCATCACATGATGAGCAGCCTGCCCAAGCTGACGCACCTCTCGTGGGGCATGAGGGGCGAGCCCCAGGAGCCCCTGCCCGACGACTACCTGAGCTCCCCGGACCCGCGCCGTCCAG GGTCCCAGTACGGGGGGCCGACCCTGACCAGTCTGGAGCTGGTGGACTACCCCGAGGCCATCCTGCCCTACAACGCTCTGAGAAGTCTGACGTCCCTGCGCTCGCTGACGGTCCACTACCGCTACATACGTGACGGCTTGGACTGTCGCCTGGCGTCCTGGCTGGCGCCCCTCAAGCGTCTGGAGACCCTCAGCATCGTGG GCGGAAATTCCCTGTCGCTATACACCAACACCATCCCAGCTAGCGTGACGCGGCTAACGCTGCGCGTGGCAATAACGCTGAAGGACTTGGACTCCATCGCGCCCAAAGTTCTGACCCTGGAGCACCTGGACATCGAGCAGAACCGCTCCAGCGGAAGCCTGTGCAGACGCATCCCCATGTTGTTCCCTCAGCTGCGGACGCTGCGCATACG GTTCTTCCGCCGCGAGCCCGAGAAGGACCTCCTGAGCCTGCAGCGTCTTCGCCACCTGGAGCGTCTGGAGCTCCTGGTGGAGCGCTCGTTCATCCTGCGGGACTACCTGAACGGGCACCCGTGGCCCAGCCCTTGCGTCCAGGAGCTCATCGATCAGCTGGTGCAGCTGTCGGCCAATCGGATCACCGTGGTGACCGCCATGCGCCACCGGAACCCGCTCAGGGAGTGCAACTGCGTCTGGGAGGGGGACTGA
- the nubpl gene encoding iron-sulfur protein NUBPL isoform X6, translated as MPPGTGDVQLTVTQSVPIAGAVIVSTPQDVALLDARRGAEMFKKVNVPVLGLVQNMSAFRCPKCHHETAIFGSDGASQLADTLGVALLGDVPLHANIRETSDRGKPVVVSSAGSPEALSYLKLASAVVRRLAEIDA; from the exons ATGCCTCCCGGGACGGGCGACGTACAGCTGACCGTCACGCAGAGCGTCCCCATAGCAG GCGCCGTGATCGTGTCCACCCCGCAGGACGTCGCCCTGCTGGACGCCCGCAGGGGGGCCGAGATGTTCAAGAAAGTCAACGTGCCG GTCCTGGGCCTGGTGCAGAACATGAGCGCATTCCGGTGTCCCAAGTGCCACCACGAGACGGCCATCTTCGGCTCGGACGGCGCCTCGCAGCTGGCGGACACCTTGGGAGTCGCGTTATTAG GTGACGTTCCTCTCCACGCCAACATCCGAGAAACGTCCGACCGAGGGAAACCCGTCGTCGTGTCCTCGGCGGGCAGCCCGGAG GCTTTGTCGTACCTGAAATTGGCGAGCGCGGTCGTCCGCAGGCTGGCCGAGATCGACGCTTGA
- the nubpl gene encoding iron-sulfur protein NUBPL isoform X5, with product MARGLPKQKPIAGVRQVLVVASGKGGVGKSTTAVNLALALMANEPSKSVGLLDVDVYGPSIPKMMNLKGNPELTDNNRMLPLTNYGIPCMSMGFLVDDDAPVVWRGLMVMSAIDKLLRQVEWGRLDYLVIDMPPGTGDVQLTVTQSVPIAGAVIVSTPQDVALLDARRGAEMFKKVNVPVLGLVQNMSAFRCPKCHHETAIFGSDGASQLADTLGVALLGDVPLHANIRETSDRGKPVVVSSAGSPEALSYLKLASAVVRRLAEIDA from the exons ATGGCTCGAGGTCTCCCCAAGCAGAAGCCCATCGCGGGGGTCCGGCAGGTGCTGGTGGTGGCTTCCGGGAAAGGCGGCGTGGGAAAGTCCACCACGGCGG TCAACTTGGCGCTGGCGTTGATGGCCAACGAGCCG TCCAAGTCTGTAGGTCTGCTGGACGTCGACGTCTACGGTCCGTCCATCCCCAAAATGATGAACCTCAAGGGAAACCCGGAGCTCACTGACA ACAATCGGATGCTCCCACTCACCAACTACGGCATCCCTTG CATGTCGATGGGCTTCCTGGTGGACGACGACGCCCCCGTCGTGTGGAGGGGCCTCATGGTCATGTCGGCCATCGACAAGCTGCTCAGACAA GTGGAGTGGGGCCGTCTGGACTACCTGGTGATCGACATGCCTCCCGGGACGGGCGACGTACAGCTGACCGTCACGCAGAGCGTCCCCATAGCAG GCGCCGTGATCGTGTCCACCCCGCAGGACGTCGCCCTGCTGGACGCCCGCAGGGGGGCCGAGATGTTCAAGAAAGTCAACGTGCCG GTCCTGGGCCTGGTGCAGAACATGAGCGCATTCCGGTGTCCCAAGTGCCACCACGAGACGGCCATCTTCGGCTCGGACGGCGCCTCGCAGCTGGCGGACACCTTGGGAGTCGCGTTATTAG GTGACGTTCCTCTCCACGCCAACATCCGAGAAACGTCCGACCGAGGGAAACCCGTCGTCGTGTCCTCGGCGGGCAGCCCGGAG GCTTTGTCGTACCTGAAATTGGCGAGCGCGGTCGTCCGCAGGCTGGCCGAGATCGACGCTTGA
- the nubpl gene encoding iron-sulfur protein NUBPL isoform X1, protein MAHFTYARLSCFMTKYANILQTGPQLTPASACRLQFSRWHRSADPEALRERQRQQMARGLPKQKPIAGVRQVLVVASGKGGVGKSTTAVNLALALMANEPSKSVGLLDVDVYGPSIPKMMNLKGNPELTDNNRMLPLTNYGIPCMSMGFLVDDDAPVVWRGLMVMSAIDKLLRQVEWGRLDYLVIDMPPGTGDVQLTVTQSVPIAGAVIVSTPQDVALLDARRGAEMFKKVNVPVLGLVQNMSAFRCPKCHHETAIFGSDGASQLADTLGVALLGDVPLHANIRETSDRGKPVVVSSAGSPEALSYLKLASAVVRRLAEIDA, encoded by the exons ATGGCGCACTTCACTTACGCCAGACTTTCTTGTTTCATGACTAAATACGCCAACATTTTACAAACCGGACCACAACTAACACCTGCGTCTGCCTGCCGTTTACAGTTTTCACGCTGGCAC AGGTCGGCGGACCCCGAGGCCTTACGGGAGCGTCAGAGGCAGCAGATGGCTCGAGGTCTCCCCAAGCAGAAGCCCATCGCGGGGGTCCGGCAGGTGCTGGTGGTGGCTTCCGGGAAAGGCGGCGTGGGAAAGTCCACCACGGCGG TCAACTTGGCGCTGGCGTTGATGGCCAACGAGCCG TCCAAGTCTGTAGGTCTGCTGGACGTCGACGTCTACGGTCCGTCCATCCCCAAAATGATGAACCTCAAGGGAAACCCGGAGCTCACTGACA ACAATCGGATGCTCCCACTCACCAACTACGGCATCCCTTG CATGTCGATGGGCTTCCTGGTGGACGACGACGCCCCCGTCGTGTGGAGGGGCCTCATGGTCATGTCGGCCATCGACAAGCTGCTCAGACAA GTGGAGTGGGGCCGTCTGGACTACCTGGTGATCGACATGCCTCCCGGGACGGGCGACGTACAGCTGACCGTCACGCAGAGCGTCCCCATAGCAG GCGCCGTGATCGTGTCCACCCCGCAGGACGTCGCCCTGCTGGACGCCCGCAGGGGGGCCGAGATGTTCAAGAAAGTCAACGTGCCG GTCCTGGGCCTGGTGCAGAACATGAGCGCATTCCGGTGTCCCAAGTGCCACCACGAGACGGCCATCTTCGGCTCGGACGGCGCCTCGCAGCTGGCGGACACCTTGGGAGTCGCGTTATTAG GTGACGTTCCTCTCCACGCCAACATCCGAGAAACGTCCGACCGAGGGAAACCCGTCGTCGTGTCCTCGGCGGGCAGCCCGGAG GCTTTGTCGTACCTGAAATTGGCGAGCGCGGTCGTCCGCAGGCTGGCCGAGATCGACGCTTGA
- the nubpl gene encoding iron-sulfur protein NUBPL isoform X2, with the protein MAHFTYARLSCFMTKYANILQTGPQLTPASACRLQFSRWHRSADPEALRERQRQQMARGLPKQKPIAGVRQVLVVASGKGGVGKSTTAVNLALALMANEPSKSVGLLDVDVYGPSIPKMMNLKGNPELTDNNRMLPLTNYGIPCMSMGFLVDDDAPVVWRGLMVMSAIDKLLRQVSGVGPSGLPGDRHASRDGRRTADRHAERPHSRRRDRVHPAGRRPAGRPQGGRDVQESQRAGPGPGAEHERIPVSQVPPRDGHLRLGRRLAAGGHLGSRVIRYACQCLPRSRQENLEEVLLGVLPENLLPHQNHPSASQWSFFYALLA; encoded by the exons ATGGCGCACTTCACTTACGCCAGACTTTCTTGTTTCATGACTAAATACGCCAACATTTTACAAACCGGACCACAACTAACACCTGCGTCTGCCTGCCGTTTACAGTTTTCACGCTGGCAC AGGTCGGCGGACCCCGAGGCCTTACGGGAGCGTCAGAGGCAGCAGATGGCTCGAGGTCTCCCCAAGCAGAAGCCCATCGCGGGGGTCCGGCAGGTGCTGGTGGTGGCTTCCGGGAAAGGCGGCGTGGGAAAGTCCACCACGGCGG TCAACTTGGCGCTGGCGTTGATGGCCAACGAGCCG TCCAAGTCTGTAGGTCTGCTGGACGTCGACGTCTACGGTCCGTCCATCCCCAAAATGATGAACCTCAAGGGAAACCCGGAGCTCACTGACA ACAATCGGATGCTCCCACTCACCAACTACGGCATCCCTTG CATGTCGATGGGCTTCCTGGTGGACGACGACGCCCCCGTCGTGTGGAGGGGCCTCATGGTCATGTCGGCCATCGACAAGCTGCTCAGACAAGTTA GTGGAGTGGGGCCGTCTGGACTACCTGGTGATCGACATGCCTCCCGGGACGGGCGACGTACAGCTGACCGTCACGCAGAGCGTCCCCATAGCAG GCGCCGTGATCGTGTCCACCCCGCAGGACGTCGCCCTGCTGGACGCCCGCAGGGGGGCCGAGATGTTCAAGAAAGTCAACGTGCCG GTCCTGGGCCTGGTGCAGAACATGAGCGCATTCCGGTGTCCCAAGTGCCACCACGAGACGGCCATCTTCGGCTCGGACGGCGCCTCGCAGCTGGCGGACACCTTGGGAGTCGCGTTATTAGGTACGCGTGCCAATGTTTACCGAGATCACGTCAAGAGAATTTGGAAGAGGTTTTGCTCGGAGTTCTTCCTGAAAATCTTCTTCCGCACCAGAATCATCCGAGCGCGTCTCAATGGAGCTTCTTTTATGCCctgctagcctaa